Proteins co-encoded in one Opitutus terrae PB90-1 genomic window:
- a CDS encoding SlyX family protein: MNEAIRRLEEKIAYLEHHVTAQDKAMLQLTDDLARLRRELQQVVQRLTEATAEQAEAPNPAVERPPHY, translated from the coding sequence GTGAACGAGGCGATTCGACGACTGGAAGAAAAGATCGCCTACCTCGAGCACCATGTGACGGCTCAGGACAAGGCGATGCTGCAGTTGACGGACGATCTGGCGCGACTCCGGCGTGAGCTACAGCAGGTTGTCCAGCGGTTGACCGAGGCCACGGCAGAGCAGGCGGAGGCGCCGAATCCGGCCGTGGAGCGTCCGCCGCACTACTGA
- a CDS encoding thioredoxin domain-containing protein, which translates to MPNALAQEKSPYLLQHADNPVNWLPWGEAAFAKARAEQKPIFLSIGYATCHWCHVMAHESFENEAVAQLLNESFVAIKVDREERPDVDRVYMTYVQAMTGHGGWPLSAWLTPDLKPFFGGTYFPPEDRQGRAGFAAILRAIAHGWSTEREKLVAEGERVIAALREHQQSKTADVSKSTGGESAGAEIGSGIDALIHQLHERGAPAFERGFQYFYEAFDPEHGGFGGAPKFPRASNLSFLFRAAALQGVASEAGAEAIRLASATLQAMARGGIHDHVGGGFHRYSVDERWFVPHFEKMLYDQAQIALNALEAKQATGDERFAWLARDILTYVLRDLAHPDGGFYSAEDADSAAANAEPGHGGKKVEGAFYVWAQSEIEQVLGDEARLVCEHFGVKPDGNVPGQLDPHGEFTGKNVLAQAQPLATTAKAHELTPEMASERLQAALERLRAVRAQRPRPLRDDKIITAWNGLMISALAKAHVVLELAEDAAETLYLGAATRTAEFVERELFDRDRAILFRSWRGGRSAVEGFAEDYAFMIQGLLDLYEAGFDVRWLQWAERLQATMDARFWDAEHGGYFNSASDDPHLVLRLKEDYDGAEPAPSSVAAMNLLRLGVMIERPGAAAAAGGIDYRERGLRTILAFQEQWSQTPQALPQMLCALERALMPPAHVVLAGQPGDEAFRALLRVVQGRLGSQHVLLVADGGEGQRWLSARAPWLTTMTPRNGQATAYVCEDFTCQAPVESPAALRDLLTR; encoded by the coding sequence ATGCCGAATGCGCTCGCCCAGGAGAAGTCGCCTTATCTGCTCCAGCACGCGGACAATCCCGTGAATTGGCTGCCGTGGGGGGAGGCGGCGTTCGCGAAGGCGCGCGCGGAACAGAAGCCGATTTTCCTGAGCATCGGCTATGCGACGTGCCACTGGTGCCATGTCATGGCGCACGAGTCGTTCGAAAACGAAGCAGTCGCGCAGCTGCTGAACGAGTCGTTCGTGGCGATCAAGGTCGACCGCGAGGAGCGGCCCGACGTCGATCGCGTTTACATGACCTACGTGCAGGCGATGACCGGGCACGGCGGCTGGCCGCTCAGCGCGTGGCTGACACCGGACTTGAAACCGTTTTTCGGGGGGACGTATTTCCCGCCCGAGGATCGGCAGGGCCGCGCCGGATTTGCGGCGATCCTACGCGCGATCGCGCACGGCTGGTCGACGGAACGTGAGAAGCTCGTGGCGGAAGGCGAGCGGGTGATTGCCGCGTTGCGCGAGCACCAGCAATCGAAGACGGCGGACGTGAGCAAGTCCACGGGCGGCGAATCGGCCGGGGCCGAGATCGGCAGCGGAATCGACGCACTGATCCACCAGTTGCATGAGCGCGGTGCGCCCGCGTTCGAGCGTGGATTTCAGTATTTCTATGAGGCGTTCGATCCGGAGCACGGCGGATTTGGCGGCGCGCCGAAGTTCCCGCGCGCGAGCAATCTGAGTTTTCTGTTCCGTGCGGCGGCGTTGCAGGGGGTGGCGAGCGAGGCTGGCGCGGAAGCGATCAGGCTTGCCAGCGCGACCTTGCAGGCGATGGCGCGAGGGGGAATTCACGATCACGTCGGCGGCGGGTTTCACCGCTACTCGGTCGACGAGCGCTGGTTTGTGCCGCACTTCGAAAAGATGCTGTACGACCAGGCGCAGATCGCGTTGAACGCGCTGGAGGCCAAGCAGGCGACCGGCGATGAACGGTTCGCCTGGCTGGCGCGTGACATTCTAACGTATGTGCTGCGCGATCTCGCGCATCCGGACGGCGGATTCTATTCGGCGGAGGATGCGGACAGCGCGGCAGCGAACGCGGAGCCGGGACACGGTGGAAAGAAGGTTGAAGGGGCGTTCTACGTTTGGGCGCAGTCGGAGATTGAGCAGGTGCTCGGCGATGAGGCGCGGCTGGTCTGCGAGCACTTCGGGGTGAAGCCGGACGGAAACGTGCCCGGGCAGCTCGATCCGCACGGCGAATTCACGGGCAAGAACGTCCTCGCCCAAGCACAGCCGCTGGCCACCACCGCGAAGGCGCACGAGCTCACGCCGGAGATGGCGAGCGAGCGGCTGCAGGCTGCGCTGGAGCGACTGCGGGCGGTGCGCGCGCAGCGGCCGCGACCGCTGCGCGACGACAAGATCATCACCGCGTGGAACGGCCTGATGATTTCGGCGCTGGCGAAGGCTCACGTCGTGCTGGAGCTTGCGGAAGACGCGGCGGAGACGCTGTACCTCGGGGCGGCGACGCGAACCGCGGAGTTCGTCGAGCGCGAGTTGTTCGATCGCGATCGCGCGATTCTGTTTCGCAGCTGGCGAGGGGGACGCAGCGCGGTGGAAGGTTTTGCGGAGGACTATGCCTTCATGATTCAAGGCCTGCTCGACTTGTATGAGGCGGGTTTCGACGTGCGCTGGCTGCAGTGGGCGGAGCGACTGCAGGCGACGATGGACGCGCGATTTTGGGACGCGGAGCACGGCGGCTACTTCAACTCCGCGAGCGACGATCCGCACCTTGTGCTGCGATTGAAGGAAGACTACGACGGCGCGGAGCCGGCGCCGAGCTCGGTGGCGGCGATGAATCTGCTGCGACTCGGAGTGATGATCGAGCGGCCCGGGGCAGCGGCAGCAGCGGGAGGGATCGACTATCGCGAGCGCGGGTTGCGAACGATCCTCGCGTTTCAGGAGCAGTGGAGCCAGACGCCGCAAGCGCTGCCGCAGATGCTGTGCGCGTTGGAACGGGCGTTGATGCCGCCCGCGCATGTGGTACTGGCGGGGCAGCCGGGCGACGAGGCGTTTCGGGCGCTCCTGCGCGTGGTGCAAGGCCGCCTCGGATCGCAGCACGTGCTACTCGTGGCGGATGGAGGCGAAGGCCAGCGATGGTTGAGCGCACGAGCGCCTTGGCTGACGACGATGACGCCCCGCAACGGCCAGGCCACCGCTTACGTGTGCGAGGATTTCACCTGTCAGGCGCCGGTCGAGAGTCCCGCGGCGTTGCGGGATCTCCTCACTCGGTGA
- a CDS encoding response regulator, which yields MKILTVEDDPVARAVLRRALLRLGHEVVEAVDGEEALEVLRQQPVRVVVSDWVMPRVDGLDLCRQVRGRMGDEYVYFILLTSSDATEENQRTAADAGVDDFLTKPLDLSELWTRLRVAERILRYTTQVRQLEQLMPICTYCKKVRDDHNYWQQIEAFINERTGSEFSHSICPDCYQRVVVPELQRLREATAARQETSNSSSS from the coding sequence GTGAAAATTCTGACCGTTGAAGATGACCCGGTTGCACGTGCGGTGCTGCGGCGAGCGCTGCTGCGACTCGGGCATGAAGTGGTCGAAGCGGTCGATGGCGAGGAAGCGCTGGAGGTGCTCCGCCAGCAGCCGGTCCGCGTGGTGGTCAGCGACTGGGTGATGCCGCGGGTTGACGGTTTGGACCTGTGCCGGCAGGTGCGCGGCCGCATGGGCGATGAATATGTCTATTTCATTCTTCTCACCAGCAGCGACGCGACGGAGGAAAACCAGCGCACGGCGGCGGACGCCGGGGTCGACGATTTCCTGACGAAGCCGCTCGATCTCTCCGAGCTCTGGACGCGGTTGCGCGTCGCCGAGCGGATCCTCCGCTACACCACGCAGGTTCGCCAGTTGGAGCAGCTGATGCCGATCTGCACCTACTGCAAAAAAGTCCGCGACGACCACAACTACTGGCAGCAGATCGAGGCGTTCATCAACGAGCGGACCGGCAGCGAATTCAGCCACTCGATTTGCCCCGATTGTTATCAGCGGGTAGTGGTGCCGGAGCTGCAACGCCTGCGCGAGGCCACGGCCGCGCGGCAGGAAACCTCCAACTCATCCTCATCGTGA
- a CDS encoding response regulator: MTRILFIEESDLFREAMEFCLPRFGHSVFAVAGEREARAVADTEVIEVILMDLDLPIGGGLALCASLHQDAQLGRIPIIVLTELVTPEVSRRALEAGAAGLVAKPFEWDLLLDLITRVTRRATPPLPALFPIACRPVSPPSCVARENSDR; the protein is encoded by the coding sequence ATGACACGGATCCTGTTCATTGAGGAGAGCGATCTGTTCCGCGAGGCAATGGAGTTCTGCCTGCCGCGGTTCGGGCATAGTGTCTTCGCGGTGGCGGGTGAACGCGAAGCCCGCGCAGTGGCGGATACCGAGGTGATCGAGGTGATCCTGATGGATCTCGACCTCCCGATTGGTGGTGGGCTGGCGCTGTGCGCCTCGCTGCATCAGGACGCGCAGCTCGGCCGGATACCGATCATTGTCCTCACCGAACTCGTCACGCCGGAGGTGAGCCGCCGGGCGTTGGAGGCGGGTGCCGCAGGCTTGGTCGCCAAGCCGTTCGAATGGGACCTGCTGCTGGACCTGATCACCCGCGTGACCCGGAGGGCGACCCCACCGCTGCCAGCACTTTTCCCGATTGCCTGTCGACCGGTTTCCCCACCATCCTGCGTTGCCCGTGAAAATTCTGACCGTTGA
- a CDS encoding Fpg/Nei family DNA glycosylase yields the protein MPELPDVTVYLEALERRLIGRVLEKIRLLDLFVLRTALPPIDSLESRRVERLRRLGKRIALGFDDGRWLVIHLMIAGRLQWTPPGEKSRAKNVIAEFRFENGTLALTEAGTKRRASLHVVADEAGLEAHDRGGIDVLTCSPEEFRGRLMRENHTLKRALTDPQLFSGIGNSYSDEILHAAKLSPVTLTQKLSPEEIARLHRSTREVLMAWTDRLRREAGEGFPEKVTAFRPEMAVHGKFGKPCPVCGTTVQRIVYAENEVNYCPRCQTGGRLLADRSLSRLLKQDWPRTVEEAEAAKQARR from the coding sequence ATGCCTGAACTGCCGGACGTCACGGTTTATCTCGAAGCGCTTGAGCGGCGGCTGATCGGCCGCGTGCTCGAGAAGATCCGATTGCTCGACCTCTTCGTGCTGCGCACCGCGCTGCCGCCGATCGATTCGCTCGAGTCGCGGCGCGTGGAGCGACTCCGGCGGCTCGGCAAGCGGATCGCACTCGGTTTCGACGACGGCCGTTGGCTCGTGATTCACCTGATGATCGCCGGCCGGCTGCAGTGGACGCCCCCGGGGGAGAAGAGCCGCGCGAAAAATGTCATCGCCGAATTCCGGTTCGAGAACGGCACGCTCGCTCTGACCGAGGCGGGAACGAAGCGGCGCGCCTCCTTGCACGTCGTGGCCGACGAAGCAGGACTGGAGGCACACGATCGCGGCGGGATCGACGTGCTGACGTGTTCGCCCGAGGAGTTTCGCGGACGGCTCATGCGCGAGAATCACACGCTGAAGCGCGCGTTGACGGATCCGCAGCTCTTCAGCGGAATTGGCAACTCGTATTCCGACGAGATCCTGCACGCGGCGAAATTGTCACCGGTGACGTTGACCCAAAAACTGTCGCCCGAGGAAATCGCCCGGCTGCATCGAAGCACGCGCGAAGTGCTGATGGCATGGACGGATCGCTTGCGCCGGGAAGCAGGCGAGGGGTTTCCCGAGAAAGTGACCGCCTTCCGGCCGGAAATGGCGGTGCACGGAAAATTTGGGAAGCCGTGTCCGGTGTGCGGCACGACCGTGCAGCGGATCGTGTATGCCGAGAACGAGGTGAACTACTGCCCGCGCTGCCAGACGGGCGGGCGGTTGCTCGCGGATCGTTCGCTCTCGCGGCTGCTGAAACAGGACTGGCCGCGCACGGTTGAGGAAGCGGAGGCGGCGAAGCAGGCGCGGCGCTGA
- a CDS encoding M3 family metallopeptidase yields the protein MRHIPPFVVPRLLLSAPALFCFAASLGATDAVPANPLFTASSLPYQLPPFDQLRDEHFAPAFERGMTEQLAEVDAVARNPEAPTFANTIIPLERSGVLLTRVNNVFSNLSAANTNPAIQEVEAAMAPKLAAHRDAIRLNGPLFARIKAVYEKRDALDLDAESKRVVERYYRDFVRAGANLSDAEKNRLKAFNSEIAVLETNFAQNVLKEKNADSVVLEDRALLDGFTEAEVAAAADAAKEDGHPGKYVLRLLNTTGQPPLASLTNRAVREQLMQASLRRGSHGGAFDNRALVAKLVRLRAERAALLGFPNHAAYQLEEQTAKNIGNVNKLLADLAQPAVANARREAADMQALVDQAGGGFQIGAADWAFYSEKVRQARYNFDESKLKPYFELNRVLIDGVFYAATQLYGVTFKERHDLPVYHPDVRVFEVFDANGAPLALFLFDPFARPSKRGGAWMNEYVSQSGLFGLKPVVGNHHNIPKPQAGAPVLLTFDEVITAFHEFGHALHGMLSNVHYPRFSGTDVPRDFVEFPSQVNEMWATWPEVLKHYARHYQTGEPMPLELVDKVVATQKFNQGYATTEYLAASLLDQAWHQRPAAELPSAEQVVAFEADALRAAGVDFAPVPPRYRTTYFSHVFSSNDYSAGYYSYIWSEVLDADTVEWFKQNGGLKRENGDRFRQLLLSRGGSEDALDMFRKFIGRDPYVEPLLERRGLKAPAAP from the coding sequence ATGCGTCATATCCCCCCGTTCGTGGTTCCGCGCCTGCTGCTGTCCGCGCCGGCGCTTTTCTGTTTCGCCGCCAGCCTCGGCGCGACCGATGCCGTCCCGGCCAATCCGCTGTTCACTGCCAGCTCACTCCCCTACCAGCTACCGCCATTCGATCAGCTGAGGGACGAGCATTTCGCACCCGCATTCGAACGCGGCATGACGGAGCAACTCGCCGAAGTCGACGCGGTCGCGCGCAACCCCGAAGCGCCCACCTTCGCCAACACGATCATCCCGCTGGAACGCTCGGGCGTGCTGCTGACCCGCGTTAACAACGTCTTCTCCAACCTTTCCGCCGCAAACACCAATCCCGCCATCCAGGAAGTCGAAGCCGCCATGGCGCCGAAGCTCGCCGCACATCGCGACGCGATCCGGCTCAACGGTCCGCTCTTCGCCCGGATCAAGGCCGTCTATGAGAAGCGCGACGCGCTCGATCTCGACGCCGAGTCGAAACGCGTCGTCGAGCGCTACTATCGCGACTTCGTTCGCGCGGGCGCGAACCTCTCCGATGCGGAAAAGAACCGGCTGAAGGCGTTCAATTCCGAGATTGCTGTGCTCGAAACGAATTTCGCCCAGAACGTCCTGAAGGAGAAAAACGCCGACTCGGTGGTGCTCGAGGATCGCGCGCTGCTCGACGGCTTCACTGAAGCCGAGGTTGCCGCCGCCGCGGACGCGGCGAAGGAGGATGGTCACCCCGGCAAGTACGTGCTGCGCCTGCTCAACACGACCGGCCAGCCGCCGCTCGCGTCGCTGACGAATCGCGCCGTGCGCGAGCAGTTGATGCAGGCGTCGCTGCGCCGCGGCAGCCACGGTGGGGCCTTCGACAACCGGGCCTTGGTCGCGAAGCTGGTCCGACTGCGCGCCGAGCGCGCCGCGTTGCTCGGGTTTCCGAATCACGCCGCCTATCAGCTCGAGGAGCAAACCGCCAAAAACATCGGCAACGTGAACAAGCTGCTCGCCGATCTCGCGCAGCCCGCGGTCGCCAACGCCCGGCGCGAAGCCGCCGACATGCAGGCGCTGGTGGATCAGGCGGGCGGCGGCTTCCAGATCGGCGCCGCCGACTGGGCGTTCTACTCCGAGAAGGTTCGTCAGGCGCGCTATAATTTCGACGAATCGAAGCTGAAGCCGTACTTCGAGCTCAACCGCGTGCTGATCGACGGCGTGTTCTACGCGGCCACGCAACTCTACGGTGTCACGTTCAAGGAACGTCACGATCTGCCGGTCTATCATCCCGACGTGCGCGTGTTCGAGGTGTTCGATGCCAACGGCGCGCCGCTGGCGCTGTTCCTGTTCGACCCATTCGCCCGCCCCTCGAAACGCGGCGGCGCGTGGATGAACGAATATGTGTCGCAGTCGGGGCTGTTCGGCTTGAAGCCCGTCGTCGGCAATCACCACAACATCCCGAAGCCGCAGGCCGGCGCGCCCGTGTTGCTCACGTTCGACGAGGTCATCACCGCGTTCCACGAGTTTGGCCACGCGCTGCACGGTATGCTCTCGAACGTGCACTACCCGCGGTTCAGCGGCACCGACGTGCCCCGCGATTTCGTGGAGTTCCCGTCTCAAGTGAACGAAATGTGGGCGACCTGGCCCGAGGTGCTGAAGCACTACGCGCGACACTATCAGACAGGTGAGCCGATGCCGCTGGAGCTGGTGGACAAGGTGGTCGCCACGCAAAAGTTCAACCAGGGTTACGCCACAACCGAATACCTCGCTGCGTCGCTGCTCGACCAGGCGTGGCACCAGCGGCCCGCCGCCGAGCTGCCGTCCGCCGAGCAGGTGGTCGCCTTCGAAGCGGACGCGCTGCGCGCCGCCGGCGTGGACTTCGCACCCGTGCCGCCGCGCTATCGGACGACATATTTCTCCCACGTTTTCTCGAGCAACGATTACTCTGCTGGCTACTACTCCTACATCTGGAGCGAGGTGCTCGATGCCGACACGGTGGAGTGGTTCAAGCAGAACGGCGGACTGAAGCGCGAAAACGGCGACCGCTTCCGCCAGTTGCTGCTCTCGCGCGGCGGCTCCGAAGACGCGCTCGACATGTTCCGCAAGTTCATCGGCCGCGATCCGTACGTCGAACCGCTCTTGGAACGCCGCGGGCTCAAGGCGCCAGCCGCGCCTTAA
- a CDS encoding helix-turn-helix domain-containing protein, with protein sequence MDYTQLFRKLRESRGLTLDQLAELARVHRNTVVNIESGRPVKFKTIARLMKRMGYAADSTELRSIALLWLESVSGIPFSRADAEGTARQAIASYRAPLRQAARELEATVTAASLSPKAIELLIFAAQTPEVLSILEQVRALTKGAAAIAAAELELKAAEDAAAYETKPAPRSTAASSRSK encoded by the coding sequence GTGGACTATACCCAGCTCTTCCGAAAACTGCGGGAAAGCCGTGGGCTCACGTTGGACCAGCTGGCGGAACTCGCGCGGGTGCACCGCAACACCGTCGTCAACATCGAGAGTGGCCGACCGGTAAAGTTCAAAACCATCGCCCGGCTCATGAAGAGGATGGGCTACGCGGCCGACTCCACGGAGCTGCGCAGCATCGCCCTGCTCTGGCTCGAGTCGGTCAGCGGCATCCCGTTCTCACGCGCGGACGCCGAGGGCACCGCGCGGCAGGCGATCGCCAGCTACCGTGCTCCGCTCCGCCAGGCCGCGCGCGAGCTGGAAGCGACCGTCACGGCCGCGAGCCTCAGCCCGAAAGCGATTGAGCTGCTCATCTTCGCCGCACAGACGCCGGAAGTGCTTTCAATCCTGGAACAGGTCCGCGCGCTGACCAAAGGCGCGGCGGCCATCGCCGCCGCGGAGCTCGAGCTCAAAGCCGCGGAAGACGCAGCGGCCTACGAAACCAAGCCGGCCCCGCGTTCCACGGCGGCCTCCTCGCGATCGAAGTGA